The proteins below are encoded in one region of Desulfosalsimonas propionicica:
- a CDS encoding D-glycero-alpha-D-manno-heptose-1,7-bisphosphate 7-phosphatase: MVIENNIKRPAVFLDRDGTIIEDRGHLSRPSQVIFFTETVSALRRLNELFDLFIVTNQSGVAKGLLTMDDVGCVNGHVVSYLAECGIRITDIYVCPHDSSDNCECIKPKPYFLKKAEKEHGIDLSRSFAIGDHPHDVAFAENAGAHGIYVLTGHGMKHRHELSKEALIAAGIEAAADIICRSAAAGR; encoded by the coding sequence ATGGTCATTGAAAACAACATAAAGCGGCCCGCGGTTTTTCTGGACCGGGACGGTACCATTATCGAGGACCGGGGCCACCTCTCCCGCCCCTCGCAGGTGATATTTTTTACAGAAACCGTTTCTGCCCTGCGCCGATTAAACGAACTCTTTGATCTGTTTATCGTTACCAATCAGTCCGGCGTTGCCAAGGGATTGCTGACGATGGACGATGTCGGGTGCGTCAACGGACATGTGGTGTCTTACCTGGCCGAATGCGGAATCCGGATCACCGACATCTACGTCTGCCCCCATGATTCTTCGGACAACTGCGAATGCATCAAACCCAAACCGTATTTTCTCAAAAAGGCGGAAAAGGAGCACGGAATCGATCTTTCCCGGTCATTTGCGATAGGGGATCATCCCCATGATGTGGCGTTTGCGGAAAACGCCGGTGCACACGGTATTTACGTTTTGACCGGCCACGGAATGAAGCACCGGCATGAACTTTCGAAAGAGGCCCTGATCGCGGCCGGGATAGAGGCAGCCGCCGATATCATTTGCAGAAGTGCAGCAGCCGGCCGATAA
- a CDS encoding DUF3786 domain-containing protein has protein sequence MASSQKGLFRRADQIPAASWIDLCNRSSQQAAEAVGAVWDGQFFKVPLLGVQYIIDPANQRINVEGNADYPVSYQAGIVLLTTLSISKGVPPSGRMTVPQELPGGRMFFTGAHALASGPLAQQFEKASDHLLHRALEIGGELLEGADIAIRLPGLPYVPLYILYWRGDQEIAARAMIGIDDRAYFHLDLAGVFALTNILVFNFCRVD, from the coding sequence ATGGCGTCATCTCAAAAAGGATTGTTCCGGCGGGCGGACCAAATACCAGCGGCATCATGGATCGATCTGTGCAATCGTTCATCTCAACAGGCAGCGGAGGCTGTGGGTGCGGTATGGGATGGCCAATTCTTCAAAGTGCCGCTGTTGGGTGTCCAATATATCATTGATCCCGCTAATCAGCGAATCAATGTGGAAGGCAATGCCGATTATCCGGTCAGTTATCAAGCCGGCATTGTACTGCTAACCACCTTATCTATTTCCAAGGGAGTGCCGCCCAGTGGACGGATGACTGTGCCACAAGAACTTCCCGGTGGACGAATGTTTTTTACCGGAGCGCATGCTCTTGCATCCGGACCATTGGCTCAACAATTCGAAAAGGCTTCGGATCATTTGCTCCATCGTGCCCTTGAAATCGGCGGTGAATTGCTTGAGGGAGCCGACATTGCGATTCGATTGCCCGGGTTGCCATACGTACCCCTATACATTTTATATTGGCGAGGAGATCAGGAGATTGCTGCCAGAGCAATGATCGGAATAGATGACAGAGCCTATTTTCATCTTGACTTAGCTGGTGTCTTTGCTTTGACCAACATACTTGTATTCAACTTTTGCCGAGTTGACTGA
- a CDS encoding acetyl-CoA hydrolase/transferase family protein, with translation MSEKDAYQRKRVSADAAVGCVESGDVVDYGFFNGKPVACDQALARRAEELRDVCIYSAVNLPPVPAVTNFPESFIYIDWHWSKLTRILHQEVNPIYYCPIQYHRGPFYYRHLTDSRKYRTVDHNRETDRQHKWISICQATPMDEHGFFNLGPQNSSASACIEAADVVIIEVNRKQPVALGGSEESVHISRVDYIVEQAPEDQDLYDAPLAEPSETDRQIAANLMPFIHDGACIQLGIGAMPNAVGRMIADSDLKNLGGHTEMLVDAYVDMIESGRMTGACKNIDRYRCVYTFAIGTKRLYDFIDNNPALASCNVDYTNDPRVISQNDNMVSINNAVQVDLFSQVNAESSGGKQISGNGGMWDFVLGASWSKNGRSFICLASTYTDAGGNLQSRIIPALAQGSITTIPRQMVDTIVTEYGSARMTACPTWMRAEKLISIAHPDFREELIQEAEKWGIWRQSNKK, from the coding sequence ATGAGTGAAAAGGACGCGTATCAGAGAAAACGGGTTTCTGCCGATGCGGCCGTGGGCTGTGTTGAATCCGGTGACGTGGTTGATTACGGTTTTTTTAACGGAAAGCCCGTGGCCTGCGATCAGGCGCTGGCCAGAAGAGCCGAAGAACTCCGGGATGTATGCATTTATTCAGCTGTCAACCTGCCGCCCGTGCCCGCGGTGACAAATTTTCCGGAAAGCTTCATTTATATTGACTGGCACTGGAGCAAGCTGACCCGGATCCTGCACCAGGAGGTCAATCCCATCTACTATTGCCCCATTCAGTATCACCGGGGGCCTTTCTACTACCGGCACCTGACCGACAGCCGCAAATACCGGACCGTGGATCACAACCGGGAGACAGACAGGCAGCACAAATGGATTTCCATCTGTCAGGCCACTCCCATGGATGAGCACGGGTTTTTCAATCTTGGACCGCAAAACTCCAGCGCCTCGGCCTGCATCGAGGCCGCAGACGTCGTTATCATCGAAGTCAACCGGAAACAGCCCGTGGCCCTGGGCGGCAGCGAGGAGTCGGTCCATATCTCCCGGGTGGACTACATCGTGGAGCAGGCTCCCGAGGATCAGGACCTCTATGATGCACCGCTGGCTGAACCGTCCGAGACCGACAGGCAAATTGCGGCCAACCTCATGCCGTTTATCCATGACGGCGCCTGCATCCAATTGGGCATCGGCGCCATGCCCAATGCCGTGGGCCGGATGATTGCGGATTCGGATCTCAAAAACCTGGGCGGTCACACGGAAATGCTGGTGGATGCTTACGTGGACATGATCGAGTCGGGCCGGATGACCGGCGCCTGTAAAAACATCGACCGCTACCGCTGCGTCTATACCTTTGCCATCGGTACAAAGCGCCTCTACGACTTTATTGACAACAATCCGGCCCTTGCCTCCTGTAACGTGGATTATACCAACGATCCGCGGGTGATCTCGCAAAACGATAACATGGTCAGCATCAACAATGCCGTTCAGGTGGATCTGTTCTCCCAGGTCAATGCGGAGAGCTCGGGCGGCAAACAAATTTCCGGAAACGGCGGCATGTGGGACTTTGTCCTGGGCGCATCCTGGTCCAAAAACGGCCGGAGCTTCATTTGCCTGGCTTCGACCTATACGGACGCCGGCGGCAATCTCCAGTCCCGCATCATCCCGGCGCTTGCCCAGGGCAGCATTACCACGATCCCCAGGCAGATGGTGGATACCATTGTTACCGAATACGGCAGTGCCCGGATGACGGCCTGCCCGACCTGGATGCGCGCGGAAAAGCTCATCAGCATCGCCCACCCCGACTTCCGCGAAGAGTTGATCCAGGAGGCTGAAAAATGGGGAATCTGGCGTCAGTCCAACAAAAAATAA